The Hippoglossus hippoglossus isolate fHipHip1 chromosome 16, fHipHip1.pri, whole genome shotgun sequence genomic sequence TTTGACACCAGCACAGGCCTCTTATCAGCAAATGCTCTCAAATCTAGTTTGCCAAATTTTACTTCCTCATCTGCGTCTTGTACGTGTATGGcagctctttttcatcctgagatatttgttctctttcttccagtttcacgtccacACACTTGCTCTGAATTTCCTGGacattctgctgttttctcacatgggctccctctgacattttcaggacatttttctacagggctggcaggaaaagttcccgGGAAAAGGTTGCTTGTTAGCAAagattttcctcctcatcctctgcttgtctgtttttattacagCCACAGAGAAGCGGCTGTCCAGGGGTATTTCCCACGCCAGTTCAACCATCGTGTCCCTGGCCCGTTCTCACGTCTCCAGCACCGGCGGTAGCAGCAATGAGCCGCTTCTGGACACGCCCCTGTGCACTTTCCAACTACCAGACCTCACCGTGTACCAGGATGACTTCCGTGGTTTCATCGAGAGGGATCTCATAGAGCAGTCAATGATGGTGGCCTTGGAGCATGCAGGTGAGAGAAACTGAACACAGGCCCACAGGGTTTCTAGCCACCAGGGCTCTACCAAATACTATCTCTGCTTTCAGAGAGAATTACCTGTAGATTTTCAAACCTTTGGGCCGGTTGGTTTGAAAACTCTGACTTCAGGGTTATACTTTGTTAGCTTGCAGGTCACACCAACACCAGTCGTAATAGAAAACAGTTATAAAATGGCTCAGTTCTTAGGTGACTTGGCTGTTTCCTTTTGTCGCATCTGGCACTGAACTTTTTGGGGCTCGGCTTTGAACATTTGGAAGTTCTCCCAAATATTGTTCCAAATTCATTTCCACACCCAGTTTAGCTCTTATACCAACAGCTTTTTGTAAATGACTCAAACACTTGCACTTTAGCACTACGCAATATTTGTAATTCAAACCGATGAGTCACGTTTTTTTTGCCGTCCGCCTGCAGGTCGACTGAACTGGTGGACAAAAGTAGTTTCAAACTGTCAGAATCTGCTGCCGCTGGCAACGAGCGGAGATGGAAATTGCCTGTTACACGCAGCCTCGCTCGGTGAGTATCACAGACCTTTCAAACAAGACCCCAGTACTGTGCAGGTTTCACACTCTATTAACGTTCATTAAGAGCGCGCCATTGTTAGCGGAAGCACTAATTGCGTTTTACAATGTTGCACTGCACTACACTCACTTAGCCTTTGTGGCCCACTTAGGAGCCCTAGTCCAGAAAATTAATAATGCTTCAACTAATGTGCAGGCATTGTTCCATGTCTTGTAGTGCATCTCCTGGACAGTAGATGTGAAAGTAATATTagtttaaaagtatttaaagcCTAATTCAGCTTTTCATTTactgcaaaataaatattttatttattttggtctTTCAAGAGGCAAACACAATTTTCTTTCAAACATGTCAGCACAACAACACTACACAATAACACTGTTGCTCTTTATCATTATAAGTGCAGTTTGCAGATGTTTTGTTAAATTcgatcattttcttttgtaacaCAGGCATGTGGGGCTTTCATGACCGCGACCTGATGCTGCGTAAGTCGCTCTATGCGCTGATGGATCACGGGCTGGAGAGAGAGGCACTGAAGCGCAGGTGGAGGTGGCAGCAGACCCAGCAGAACAAAGAGGTCTGTTTTGTAGGCTGCACTTTTCTCTGGGTCATCTTTGTAGCTCTGTGCCGACTGTGTGGGGGCAAAGCAAAGGGTCCAGAGCAGAGAGAATGTTGCAAGCGTTTGATCAGAATGCTGCTTGTTGGATGTATTTGACCACACGGAAAAAATACTGAGGGAGAATGAACAAATAACGGCCTTTGTGCGCCTCCAGctccttttaaaacacagagacaagaggaaacaaCACCAGAGAACAAAACACTGATATGGCACAACAGTCCTATGACATCACTTACATAATACTCATCGTCATTCTGTAGCAGTATAATATTTGAAGCTTTTAGTATATCAGGTATAGGAAGACATTTTTGTATCAGATATGAAAAGCCTATTTCTCCCGATTGCTTCATTGTGTAAACATGGAGCTTTGCAAACATTGACCACTTTATCAGCTCCATCTGCAAAAGCTACTGCAGTTCAATTCAACAGTTCTAATACATTATGTGGTGAGGTGTTTCTAACCCTTATGTAAGGAGGCCAGAGTGTGAGACACACCTCTGGTACACCCCCGCCAACTATGACCTCACTTCCTAAGTATTTATTTCAATTAACACCTCTATAATATCTCCAACTCTATTACAATgataaaaaagtaaagtaaaaagcTGATAATTGTGGCACTATAAAAGTTGCTTTTATGGCAGAACAGTTGAATTGCATTAGAGTGCacaggtgtacctaataaaatggccattcagtgtgtgtatataggtATTTCAACagctgcctgcctgcctgtatgtgtttatctgcatgtagagggaggaagtgagatccaatcacaagtggtcacacATATGGAGACGCATTCTAATGCCAAGTCTGAACTGATGTACTTTGAGCGGCCCACTTGTGATCAGACCACACAAGACACACATACAAGGTGTGAGCAGAGGTTAAGTTTGTTTTCCATAGCGGCTGCACACAGTGTACAGACGCCCACAGAGGACGAGCCGCGCGCATGACTGCCTGATGTTCAGCCGTTCGTCAACAGCTACTGTATCTCTGAGGTGTCCTTAAGAAAATCACTGAAACCAAAAATGttccagaggagctgctctGTGGGCAGCGGCAGATGACTGTGGCTGCACTGGGAAGcttttttgtgtgaatgtgtgagaaggggggaaaaaaaagttttcttcttctccatatATGGTGGTTAAAATCAGGATGTTGATGAGGCTCCTAATGCCTCTGTTGAAATGACACAGGAGGTCGTAAAAAGCTCTGGTTTAATCCCTTCTCTCAATTGTCAGCATGTAACCTTGTGGTTAGATGCCATAACGCACCGCATGCTTTTGTGACATTTGACACTCGCtctctaaatgtgtgtttgcctgtgtgtttcctctctcctcagtctGGTCTGGTGTACACGGAGGAGGAGTGGCAGAAGGAGTGGAATGAACTGTTGAAGTTAGCCTCCAGTGAGCCGAGAATACACTACAGCACCAACGGCACCAACGGGTAAAGTCTGGCCCAGACAAAGCAGAGGCTGTTAACCCACCACATACTTGGTCACactcatgtttttattcatgaacAAACAACTGCGCTCACAATCAGAACCGAGCGACTGGCCCTGATTTAATTCATCTGCAATTGActgtattataaataactatgtGGGTTAAAAATTTCAGTTTGAACGTTTTGAAATCCAAATTATGTCATTTTTATACTCAAAACCACTTTAAATACAGGCAAGTCTCAAtgttcttcttgtttttgtggCCATCAAAGAGTCTGCtatctacatttttttattttcagttataAACTCCTACAAGAAGATTAAATTTGCATTAACGTCAAATACACATGAAACTGTGTaaaccttttgtgtgtgtgtgtgtgtgtctaaaccAGAAGCTATGTTGCTGTTGTCCTCAGGGCGGAGTCTTCGGATGAACCGGTTTACGAGAGTTTGGAGGAGTTTCACGTCTTTGTGCTGGCTCACGTTCTCAGACGACCCATAGTGGTGGTGGCCGACACCATGCTGAGGGACTCTGGAGGAGAGGGTAAATATTCTGAGAGCCCGGCATCACTAGTGCATGTTGTGTGATGTGAAAGACTGACATTGATCGAGTTTGAGTTATTGAAGTAGTAATGTATGAACTACTACCACTGACCCACTTCTGTGCATACACGCATACATTTTCAGCAACACACAAAAAGCCTTGTACTCAGGGATTGTAGTTATCCGTCAATATGTCTGTCAATTAGTAAAAAAAGAGGGGGTTGTGACACATTGAGTTCAGCGGCAGTATGTGTCCGGCTTTTTCTCCGCTGCCTCAACCCTTTATTACATGAAAACTGATGGTAAGCCGTTGAATATACCTGAAGCCCAATGGCATCTATTTCCTCACGACACAATTCTAATCACACAAGGGCCGTTCTCCCACTAGTGTCAAACTTCAATGGGAGGATGAAGcagaaaagagaataaaaaaacactatgAGAGTGAGTTGCTGGAACAACGATCAGATAACcttgttctctcctctcccaaGTTTGACGTCAGCAAGTAACACTTGAAATGACGCGCTAGCTTGCAGTGCatcgctctctgtctgtctcgctaACGTCGCCGGGCAGTGCATCGCCCGCCACGTCCAGAACTGTGCTCTGTGACTTtgtgcctttaaaaaaaaaaaagaaaaaagcggGAGTGAAATACAACTAGTACACTTGATAAACGCAAACTGGCAACAGTGTTTACACACCACAGCCTGGACGAGATGAACAAATCATCCGTGAACATGTAttcgtgtgcatgtgcatcaaATGAAACTCGCCCTTCCCAGCAGCAACCTTTGTGGTACCAGTCAAGACAATATATGTGTGCATGATGCGATTCTCATTAATTCACACATAGTTTTTAAAGCATGACCATAATTATGTATGGTCTCTGTATGAATGCAAGAtagaaataaatagatagaCTATTAACATACACTATGGAGTGTAAGTCGTGTGTTATGTTggaaaattaattaaaagaaatctGGGAGAGCCAGTATAAATGGGTCTGATGCATCGGGTGCAGATAAGATTAATCataatattgttatatataatttataggTGCTATGCTTCAGTTTGTAAGTAGAGGAGATGAAGCATTGCTACTCACCAAGCTGCAGAGCCTGaagttttctgtattttatacGTTAATGTCAATATCACTTATCTCATAGATTAGATTTTATAGAATTTAATCAGTTTGATAGACGTTGTGTGTTTATACCTCACCCTGCTCCGCATAGGTCGACATATTCTGATACTGGCAGATGGAGTAAACAGTTTTAAAGGAGGGAGGATTGTAGTGGAAGCACTGGGCTGTCAGGTGAAAATGGCAAATGGCTCATGGGTCAAGTAGGAGGGGGGCCCGCGAGCAGGAAGGTCAGGATCAGGACAATCGGGTCAACCAGTGGACCATAAAACAATCCATAAAGTTCTTACCggccctgtctgtctgttaccGACCCTctaatgtgtgtttacaatCTGGACTAATGCAAAAGTGCCATGCAGCAGAGAGCACATGTAATCGAGCCCCACTGACCTGTTCCACGCCGAAGTGCAGCCCCCTCTCGCCCCATTACAACTCGCTCTAATCGAGTTTGATTGTTGTCATAGCTTTTAATATGCTTTGCTTTGTTAATACTCTTAAGaccctctccttctcccactCTGCTCTAGACGTCTGTGAATATTGCTTAAGTCGTGCTTTTCTGACGGTTTAATGTCCTTGTTGCTCTTCCGCAGCCTTTGCTCCCATCCCGTTCGGAGGCATATACCTACCGCTGGAGGTGCCAGCTGCTAAGTGCCATCGCTCGCCGCTGGTCCTGGCGTATGACCAGGCGCACTTTTCAGCGCTGGTCTCGATGGAGCAGAAGCACAGCTCCAAAGAGCAAGGTAATGCTTGGCATCATCATTCTGTTTAACAGCCTTTTAGTGAGGAGCTGATATTTAAAGACGTCAATAAAGTGcataacatttttacattaattgTTCCTTAGGTTTGCTGAATATTCAATAATAATTCAGAGGGTTTATAGCCAAAGGTATTTAGTAATCACTACGTGCTTCTTTTCTCATTTAGCACTTGGTGCTTTTGCTTGATGGTTtagtcttttttaaatattgaccTAAGCAGTTTATTTGAGAATAATGACTAATGGCCCATGGGCTTTGGAGTGTGTCCAGTGACTTCTGTAGCTCAAGAGCAAGGGAGCAAGGGAGCAAGTGAGCCAACCACCACCTGTTAGTGTTCAAGTTaaatgattgatttattgatagATTTTTATGATCGTGTAGTGCACATTACGTGCCCAGCATAAAACAGGCTTCTTTAGAAGaggaaaaagtacaaaaaaataaagaaaccatAGTAGCAGCGTCGATAACAAAACTAAACCAATAAATCATGCTGACATTCTTGTGCACAATTTGCAAGATTATCCTTCAAATTCAAGATGCTGCTCGGACATTGAATTCATATCAGCTCAAGAACAAACCGCTCGAACCATCCACCAACAATACTGCTCAGACAGAGTAGGCTACAGAAAGTGGAACATTTATTATCACTTCTCTCTGTAGACAATCCAGAGtgctgaataaaaataaatttatcTCCTTCTCCCCATCTCTACCCGCAGTTGTGATCCCTCTCACGGACTCGGAGCACAAAATGCTGCCTCTGCACTTCGCTGTGGATCCTGGGAAAGACTGGGAGTGGGGCAAGGATGACTCAGACAATGTGATGCTGGCAAGGTACGGACTTTCAAAAGAGGACGTCATCCATTTTCATTGTGATTTTTGTCAGGTTCAATTTATGCATTCAGTGCTTTCACAGAATGACTTGTCTCAAGTGCCGGCACAGGGTCTCAAAGGATACGGATGAAAACGAGAGTGACACCTGCATGTGTACAGTGTTACAGGcagcagtgtgtcagtgtgtggggATTGACCCCTGACTCCAGATTAGCCACACTCACTGCCGGTGACAATAAGATTAGCTCTAAATACCTTCTATGaatggagcaggagaaggagcacCAAAATAGCCTCtcagtaagaaaaaaaaaaaatcctgcaccTTGTTTCGTCAGCCGGTGACATCGTGGATATCTCATTGAGATGAAATTGTGGAAGGCGATGATATTACACGAGTGGCTGTTAACGTTGTTTGGAAAAGGTCATTGAGTTAAAAGGCTATTTATTGCAGGACAAGAAATCATAACAGCGGCGAGAGACTTTTAGTGTTTCTGCCATTTGCTGTATCATTCAGAGCCAAAATACCACCAGTGTGGAAACTTAACCTGCAGTTTTATTATCAGCCTAAATTAAAGAAGACAACCAGTATTTTGTTTGAAGCAATTTAACAACCTTTACTATAAACATCCAGACTGGtgatggaaaaacagaaaaataggTTCAACATTGTGATGATTCTCAGCCATTTCTCCAACCCGAGCTCACTTGGTTGAGCTCGTTTGAATCATGGACTATATAAAAAAATGGCCGTAGACTCCGGGTGTGGAAAGTGAAGCCGATGTGGAAGCACCTGAAACCGGTTTCCTCTCGAATGAtggcgactccactggttgcaaaaaGAAGTCAGCTTCTATaaaagtctatgagaaaatgactttaCTTCTCACTTGATGTATAACATCAGTATAGATTAAGGAGTTTATGATCacaatctctagtttcaagtcttcttcaatatgttcatttagtaaattatggtcccatttagagcCAAATAGACCATAAAACACTGGAACAAGGATACAGTGTtattgacagctagtaccatcCAATGGACGCAGGTCACAGGTataggtgggcgtgcagtgtcctcaagctctaagtcaggctccaccccctcgttcctccaaatatggtttttcttctggtttcaaaaaaacaagatgcaaaATTTGAGacttcaaaacagcagttcacaaaccGAAGGGTGACGTCACGGCCATCACCTCTTGGTCTGAACGAACATCACCACCAGTTTCTTGTTTGCGTAGTGTTAGCAGTTTGGGACTGcagtctttgtgtctctgcacaTTTTAGTGGGATGTTATTTTTCTCAAATGGTGGAAAACATTTGGTGTGTTTCCTGTCCTTGTTGACACCAGTTTGCCTGTTGTAGCCAGTTTTATAAATAGAAACCATTTCGAAATCACAGATCTTCTGTGACCCTTTTCCACCACAATTTCCTCGTCTCGTGCAGACGTCTGACTCTTCTCACAGTTGCTAAGTTTCCAACGATGTGTATGAGGTTTTTTCCCTTTGCTTTGGCCACAGACACGTCAGGTTTGAAATACTATTGTTAATAGCATTATTATGCGGATGAGGGTCATGCCAAACTGGTACTGgtaattgtaattgtaattaaCTCgttgtttatttcatattaattaTCAAGATTGTTTAATCACCCAGCCCTACTACCACCACATCTGGATCTACTTTGTGGTTGCACATACCTCACATTTAATCATAGTATCATGTTTTAGAATCCAGATCACAAATGCTGTTCAATACTGTCTAACAGCAAGGATACTGTTGTACTTCATCATTTTCTGTGATGCTCTCGTCTCGTTGAAGTTTGTCTCTCGTtctctcccactcactctctctctctcccttttccttccAGTGTGGCTCTTTCTTTGGAGGCCAAGCTCCAGATGTTACACAGCTACATGACGGTCACCTGGCTGCCTCTGCCCTGCGAGGTACAGATCCACGTCCACACATTCATCCACAGCGATGTTTACAGAGCTGTATAAAGACCTGCtctgtaaacaggtttaatcaTACGTGTTATTAGacattctttaaaaaagaataGTGAATTATTTTTCAACTAACCATGAAGACAGCAGAGTGTTCCAAAGACTCGTTCAGTGTTTTACCATCCAAATTGAGTTTTGGAATTTAAAATAACCCACCTTGTAATGTGATAATCACACTGTTGCCAAGGTCGTTTGTTGACTTCAAGTGTTACAGCCGCTTGTGATTAGTGTTAATTTTCCACACTCATTATAAACCAGGGCAAGATTTTGAGTTTCCCTTAGACATAAGAGCAGCTGACTGCTGTACAAACcatttgtgaaaacacaatttactGGACTTTTCAGGTCATAACGTCACGCCACACAAACACCACGACAAAGGTCCTCTTGTGTGCTACATGCTAACACCAGGCAGCTCGGAGGGACACGTTTAGAGCATTTTCATGGTTGAGTTGCAGAGAATTTGGCAGTGCAGGAGTCTCTGTATGTGATTCAGGGGCTTACTCTGTTTGTCAATGCTGCCACAAAATAGCTGTGATGGTTGTTATTGCTGTGAGACTGTAACTGCTCCTTGTTTGGGATCAGAAGACTGCACCACTATGTAGGTCATGTCATCGCCATATACAgaattctttattattattattctttacAGCTTCTTTAGCACGCGAGTAAATATGAGAGAAGCCTCTGGTctgcaaaaaacacaactctgtGAATCTCTCTTTTCAAAACTGCTATGTCTTGATTTCTTCTTCCCCACACCTGAGGGGGAAGGGCCTGTACTGTAGTGAATTTGACTTTCCTTCTTTAAGGATTGCAGGACACTGAATCTGAACTACAAGTAACATCCGTGTCTTataaatttgatatatttttagtTTCCAGTGGGTTGGAGGTGATGTACATTTTCCTCATACACATCTACAGTATTTTTCCAGCTTGTGCTTCtgctttgtttctctgcagcaaGCGCCTCTGGCACAGCCCGAGTCTCCCACTGCATCGGCAGGAGAGGATACACGCACGCCTCCTGACTCAGGCGAGTCGGACAAGGAGtcagtcagcagcagctccaaCGGCAACTGTGACACAACCACGGGATCAACGACCTTTGGAGGCGGGTCCTTGGCCAAGAACAGCTCCTCGTCCTCATCTAGTTCTTCTAGCACAGGTTCGGCAGGGACAGGAACAGCTGGGAAGGACAAAACCAAGAAGGACAAGGATAAAGACAAGAAGAGGGCAGACTCTGTGGCCAATAAGCTCGGCAGTTTTGGCAAGAGCCTGGGCAGCAAGCTGAAAAAGAACGTGGGCGGACTGATGACGGGAAAGAACGCTGGAGCTGGAGGTGCCAAGCAGGAGGGCGGGGAGAAGAAAAAGGGCTCATTTAGGGGGAGGAAGGGCAGCAAGGATAGCTCGCCTTCAGCCCATGCCTCAGAGGATTCTGGGAAAGGCTCCCCCTCCTCAGGTAGCGAGCGTCTCAATGGAACAGGAAGCAGTATGAGCAGCAGTGGTGGGAGCAGTATCGAGAACGAGACCTACAAGTACAGTGCAGATGTGAAGGTTAGCCTCGGCATCCTACGAGCCGCCATGCAGGGTGAGAGAAAGTTGATCTTCTCCAGCCTTCTCACCACGAGCAACAGGCAGCCCTTCCAGGAGGAGATGATCCAGCGCTACTTGACCGACGCAGAGGAGCGTTTTCGGGctgagcaggagcagcagcgtcGGGATGTAGAGAGGAAGGGCGTCACCAATGGCATCCAGCCATCTAAGAAGGAGGTGGTTGGTGGTACGGAGCTGACTTACCGGCCTTATGAGGCCAAAGAGGTGCTGTCAGAGAACTCGTCCCCTTCCTTCAACCCCCTCAAATCCTCTCCTTTGAGCCCCTCTATGTACTCTGGGGTCATTCCCATCCCCAGGCCCTCCTTCATTGATcagactcctgctgctgcaccccTCACCCAGCATCTTCACATGCATGGCTACATGGAAAATCGGCGCCAGCTAGCCGGTGGCTCCCCGGTAACCTCCTACCCTGGCCTCCCCTCGTATGCCACACTTCCGCGACACTGCCCCACAACACAGGGACCCTCACACCCTCAGTACAATATCCCACAAGgcccctcctccctcagtccCTCCCGCCTTGCGCCCTCATACCCCCCAGAGTTCGTCCCACCAGATTATCCTGTGTctgaacctgctgctgctgggagctACACCAACGGCTTCCGGGACATCCACCCCAACCTAGACTCTCGGAGTGGGCAACCACCAGTCAGACACTACTCGCTGGGCAGCGCCGGTGGTTTGGCCGGCCTGCCGTCCAGCCGCTGTCGGACACCCAGCTGCACCTACTTCGGACACCCCGAGACGGGCAACTACTGCTCCTACTGCTACcgggaggagctgaagaagagggagacagaaccGGCCATCCACAGGTTCTGAGCGGACCTTGCTATGGCTTGAATTCGTTGAGTGGCCTTTTCAGTTAAAGTGACGGCTGGGGCGGATCAGCCTCTGTACGGACAAGAGAACGTCAAacagctccctccctctctcagctGTGTCACTTCCACCTCAGAGCGTGACGGAGAGTCGACTCCATTACTGAATGAGCAGGGTGGCTTCTGACTGCAGGGGAGATGGTATTAGACCATAGGATAAACTAACTGCACTTCTGTTACATTTTGCTGTGGCTCTTATGCAGGTGtcgtgtatgagtgtgtgtgtgcgtgtgtttgtttgtgtgtgggtgtgtgggtgtgtgggtgtgtgtttgtgtgtttgtgtgcgtgtgtgtgtgtgtgtgtgtgtgtgtgagttgcaGGCTCTCCTCCTTTATCAGATTTTAAACGCCTTGCTATTGTCTCCTCCTAGTGGAGAGAATGTATATGGCAGGCGCCGTACATAACACTTATCAACACACagtgcatgcacacatacacaccaagtCAGACTCGCACTACACAAACAGCGATGCAAGCACAAACAAAAGGCACGAGTGTCTCCTCTCCATTTGTGGTCCGTGATAATGTTTGGGTGGTGAATTAAGGGACGTTTGAGCATTTTGAAGTCACATCCTCTGAGGGTGATATCAGTGATTTCATTTTACACTACTGTTACTAGAT encodes the following:
- the otud7b gene encoding OTU domain-containing protein 7B isoform X1, translating into MTVDMDAVLSDFVRSTGAEPGLARDLLEGKNWDFTAALSDFEQLRQVHAGNLTYSFAEDRTYLPLEKEMARVGRPILHRQDEVVQGEATATEKRLSRGISHASSTIVSLARSHVSSTGGSSNEPLLDTPLCTFQLPDLTVYQDDFRGFIERDLIEQSMMVALEHAGRLNWWTKVVSNCQNLLPLATSGDGNCLLHAASLGMWGFHDRDLMLRKSLYALMDHGLEREALKRRWRWQQTQQNKESGLVYTEEEWQKEWNELLKLASSEPRIHYSTNGTNGAESSDEPVYESLEEFHVFVLAHVLRRPIVVVADTMLRDSGGEAFAPIPFGGIYLPLEVPAAKCHRSPLVLAYDQAHFSALVSMEQKHSSKEQVVIPLTDSEHKMLPLHFAVDPGKDWEWGKDDSDNVMLASVALSLEAKLQMLHSYMTVTWLPLPCEQAPLAQPESPTASAGEDTRTPPDSGESDKESVSSSSNGNCDTTTGSTTFGGGSLAKNSSSSSSSSSSTGSAGTGTAGKDKTKKDKDKDKKRADSVANKLGSFGKSLGSKLKKNVGGLMTGKNAGAGGAKQEGGEKKKGSFRGRKGSKDSSPSAHASEDSGKGSPSSGSERLNGTGSSMSSSGGSSIENETYKYSADVKVSLGILRAAMQGERKLIFSSLLTTSNRQPFQEEMIQRYLTDAEERFRAEQEQQRRDVERKGVTNGIQPSKKEVVGGTELTYRPYEAKEVLSENSSPSFNPLKSSPLSPSMYSGVIPIPRPSFIDQTPAAAPLTQHLHMHGYMENRRQLAGGSPVTSYPGLPSYATLPRHCPTTQGPSHPQYNIPQGPSSLSPSRLAPSYPPEFVPPDYPVSEPAAAGSYTNGFRDIHPNLDSRSGQPPVRHYSLGSAGGLAGLPSSRCRTPSCTYFGHPETGNYCSYCYREELKKRETEPAIHRF
- the otud7b gene encoding OTU domain-containing protein 7B isoform X2 codes for the protein MTVDMDAVLSDFVRSTGAEPGLARDLLEGKNWDFTAALSDFEQLRQVHAGNLTYSFAEDRTYLPLEKEMARVGRPILHRQDEVVQATEKRLSRGISHASSTIVSLARSHVSSTGGSSNEPLLDTPLCTFQLPDLTVYQDDFRGFIERDLIEQSMMVALEHAGRLNWWTKVVSNCQNLLPLATSGDGNCLLHAASLGMWGFHDRDLMLRKSLYALMDHGLEREALKRRWRWQQTQQNKESGLVYTEEEWQKEWNELLKLASSEPRIHYSTNGTNGAESSDEPVYESLEEFHVFVLAHVLRRPIVVVADTMLRDSGGEAFAPIPFGGIYLPLEVPAAKCHRSPLVLAYDQAHFSALVSMEQKHSSKEQVVIPLTDSEHKMLPLHFAVDPGKDWEWGKDDSDNVMLASVALSLEAKLQMLHSYMTVTWLPLPCEQAPLAQPESPTASAGEDTRTPPDSGESDKESVSSSSNGNCDTTTGSTTFGGGSLAKNSSSSSSSSSSTGSAGTGTAGKDKTKKDKDKDKKRADSVANKLGSFGKSLGSKLKKNVGGLMTGKNAGAGGAKQEGGEKKKGSFRGRKGSKDSSPSAHASEDSGKGSPSSGSERLNGTGSSMSSSGGSSIENETYKYSADVKVSLGILRAAMQGERKLIFSSLLTTSNRQPFQEEMIQRYLTDAEERFRAEQEQQRRDVERKGVTNGIQPSKKEVVGGTELTYRPYEAKEVLSENSSPSFNPLKSSPLSPSMYSGVIPIPRPSFIDQTPAAAPLTQHLHMHGYMENRRQLAGGSPVTSYPGLPSYATLPRHCPTTQGPSHPQYNIPQGPSSLSPSRLAPSYPPEFVPPDYPVSEPAAAGSYTNGFRDIHPNLDSRSGQPPVRHYSLGSAGGLAGLPSSRCRTPSCTYFGHPETGNYCSYCYREELKKRETEPAIHRF